The following proteins are encoded in a genomic region of Ostrea edulis chromosome 7, xbOstEdul1.1, whole genome shotgun sequence:
- the LOC125656182 gene encoding uncharacterized protein LOC125656182 isoform X1: MTSESVTQMMEKKVLKNVLYGTWTEDLRAECETETVFVNPFTDIQNDGFTTENRNASNHQKTTFRKSQSSSEKQLSSKSDEVPCSSVEYSQSVDQDIKGDEGKPVDDSFDKNIDEVDFFDSDEEYMEYHGHRFDEKDTDLKQQDTIKSVNGRYSEGMEQYHNLSIYKRSIQKFATDNHFEIHDVIPDGNCMFRALADQFMINGRTGYTAEKLRGIAINYLKEHPYNGENRHIQSFLCMESWEDYLSRMSRTCEWSDHIILQAVTDAFNLDIVVFNVFQDDIRRTEVNPGKDTRVQRIQMFLGHIGEFHYLSLRPDHWTSLWPYNSILYRLISCSKHLPSATRRQLIQNKIKDIGASTIVTEDEYLDLLQLQVGGESKTNTDQEKPSEGNQVHCSTIHGDYLLHFDKYCLDELQLEETEDSLNNIFFDPLHIDVMTGVPLPHLSNILKQIFPLYMINPCVWARGPLLFPTFSVHCIGSFADGNNVVLKDISKNQTKRVFYDMHRHKEIGKAVIIPRDKIVRHSDYTESSCVNIYADSSKTHPGYCQLKLPLAATGMSVINVLQKGSQKFVKGIEVEVDVSSPKDVDFKYKGLLCDAFPPSTQEWKVRERKFTFPSHHLKRKILKMNCTLIKKAHPRSKEPDIEWKYNFSMAEHVIFTGGVTESQLHGFFVFKVLVDNATFHLTKQLKNKHLKAAYLYALEEIPCEAWETNFSGCILFVLSTLIKYLKAKFLPHYFISTNNLIDCFHVEEIEALCVNVECIRAFPVTVIQNIAENHGYSYAPKLIKMVFENCKTFVHNKHLVSICMDAFIPGTLCSVKTLTRLGFYGSAFQLLQYIHEQMLLMPMSDGGFVIPSFLEIFQMVLNNIRQRSSRVILANLFDIHYQTNVLNEYIDNGKIFAKDILPWKVNYQIGWMEMPSGKMDFSSLADIFHTYSLREYDKRNSTLATLTLETAVLCVQKALEMDTISTDEIQDKALKEEIIRQRDVVMMDLKRKLKLYYIHMYDVSRLYHSTEPLQTHIDDIENLCRELPEMSYIVAEMFRYLSRNNKALEYETLGNTYLKQRKPVLRDL; encoded by the exons ATGACGTCAGAGAGCGTAACTCAGATGATGGAAAAGAAAGTATTGAAGAATGTTCTTTACGGCACCTGGACTGAAGATTTAAGAGCAGAATGCGAAACGGAAACAGTCTTTGTGAATCCATTTACTGACATACAGAATGATGGATTTACAACGGAGAATAGAAATGCATCAAACCATCAGAAGACAACTTTCCGCAAATCTCAAAGTTCGAGTGAAAAACAATTATCGTCAAAGAGTGATGAAGTTCCTTGTTCTAGTGTAGAATACTCACAATCTGTAGATCAAGACATTAAAGGCGACGAAGGAAAACCAGTCGATGACTCATTTGACAAAAACATCGATGAAGTTGACTTCTTTGATAGCGATGAAGAATATATGGAATATCATGGTCACAGATTTGACGAAAAAGATACGGATTTAAAACAGCAAGATACTATTAAATCTGTAAACGGCAGATATA GCGAGGGAATGGAGCAGTACCATAACCTGTCTATCTACAAGAGATCTATACAGAAGTTTGCAACTGACAACCACTTCGAAATCCATGACGTCATTCCCGATGGGAATTGTATGTTTCGAGCTCTAGCTGATCAGTTCATGATTAACGGACGAACCGGATACACCGCGGAAAAACTCCGAGGCATTGCAATAAA CTATTTGAAAGAACATCCCTATAACGGAGAAAACCGTCACATTCAGTCGTTTTTGTGTATGGAATCTTGGGAAGACTATCTCTCTAGAATGTCCAGAACCTGTGAGTGGAGTGATCACATCATTCTCCAGGCTGTTACTGATGCCTTCAACCTAGACATCGTTGTGTTTAACGTGTTTCAGGATGACATAAGGCGAACCGAGGTTAACCCAGGAAAAGACACCCGAGTACAAAGGATTCAAATGTTTCTTGGTCACATTGGAGAATTTCATTATTTGAGTTTGCGCCCAGACCACTGGACATCATTATGGCCGTATA ACTCCATCTTGTACAGACTTATCTCATGTTCTAAGCATCTGCCTTCAGCAACGAGACGACAACTCATCCAGAACAAAATCAAAGATATTGGAGCTAGTACAATCGTCACTGAAGATGAGTATCTAGACTTGCTTCAACTTCAAGTGGGAGGTGAAAGCAAAACCAACACTGATCAGGAGAAACCGTCAGAAGGAAACCAGGTCCATTGTTCTACAATTCATGGAGATTATTTGTTGCACTTTGACAAGTACTGTTTAGATGAGTTACAACTTGAAGAAACAGAAG ATTCTTTGAACAACATCTTCTTTGATCCCTTGCATATCGACGTCATGACTGGTGTTCCACTTCCTCATCTGTCCAACATTCTTAAACAGATATTCCCACTTTATATGATAAATCCATGTGTTTGGGCACGTGGTCCACTTTTATTTCCAACGTTTTCTGTCCACTGCATCGGATCTTTTGCAGATGGAAACAATGTCGTTTTAAAAGACATTAgcaaaaaccaaacaaaacgTGTTTTTTATGATATGCATAGACACAAGGAAATTGGAAAAGCCGTCATTATTCCAAGGGACAAAATAGTACGTCATTCTGATTATACAGAGAGCTCATGTGTGAATATTTACGCTGATTCATCGAAGACACATCCTGGATACTGTCAGTTAAAACTGCCTTTAGCTGCTACTGGAATGAGTGTAATTAATGTTTTACAGAAGGGATCTCAAAAATTTGTAAAAGGAATAGAAGTCGAGGTCGATGTTTCTTCTCCTAAGGATGTGGATTTCAAGTATAAAGGCCTATTGTGTGATGCATTTCCTCCATCAACACAGGAGTGGAAAGTTCGAGAAAGGAAGTTTACGTTTCCCTCTCATCATCTTAAGCgtaagattttgaaaatgaattgcaCATTGATTAAAAAAGCACATCCCAGGAGTAAAGAACCCGACATAGAATGGAAGTACAATTTTTCTATGGCTGAACACGTCATCTTTACGGGAGGTGTTACGGAATCCCAACTTCATGGATTCTTTGTCTTTAAAGTTTTAGTTGACAACGCTACTTTTCATCTGACGAAACAGTTGAAGAATAAGCATTTGAAAGCTGCGTATCTGTATGCCCTTGAAGAAATCCCTTGTGAGGCCTGGGAAACCAATTTCAGTGGATGCATCTTATTTGTTCTAAGCACTTTGATAAAGTATTTAAAGGCCAAATTTCTTCCACATTACTTCATTTCAACCAACAATCTAATCGACTGCTTTCATGTTGAAGAAATTGAAGCTCTTTGCGTTAATGTGGAATGTATCCGTGCGTTTCCAGTGACGGTAATCCAAAACATAGCCGAAAACCATGGATATAGTTATGCGCCAAAACTGATCAAAATGGTCTTTGAAAACTGCAAGACTTTTGTGCACAACAAACATTTGGTGTCAATATGTATGGATGCGTTCATACCTGGAACATTGTGCTCAGTTAAAACATTGACAAGATTGGGATTTTATGGATCTGCATTTCAGCTACTTCAATACATCCACGAGCAGATGCTGCTAATGCCCATGTCGGATGGCGGATTTGTTATACCGAGTTTTCTTGAAATCTTCCAAATGGTTCTGAACAACATACGCCAGAGATCGTCCCGAGTTATTTTGGCAAATCTGTTTGACATACATTATCAGACCAATGTCTTGAATGAATACATAGATAATGGTAAAATATTTGCAAAAGATATCCTGCCGTGGAAAGTGAATTATCAAATTGGATGGATGGAAATGCCTTCAGGGAAAATGGATTTTTCTTCCCTCGCTGACATTTTCCACACATACAGTTTAAGAGAATACGATAAACGCAATTCAACATTGGCAACTTTGACTCTTGAGACAGCAGTACTGTGCGTTCAAAAGGCCCTCGAGATGGACACAATAAGTACGGATGAAATACAGGACAAAGCTCTTAAAGAAGAAATAATTAGGCAACGGGACGTGGTAATGATGGACCTGAAAAGAAAGCTGAAGCTATACTACATTCATATGTATGATGTATCTCGGCTGTATCACTCAACTGAGCCATTGCAAACTCATATCGATGACATCGAAAATCTTTGCAGGGAGCTTCCAGAAATGTCATACATTGTCGCCGAAATGTTTAGATACCTGTCTCGAAACAACAAAGCTTTAGAATATGAGACATTAGGTAACACTTATCTCAAACAAAGAAAGCCTGTGTTACGTGACCTTTGA
- the LOC125656182 gene encoding uncharacterized protein LOC125656182 isoform X2, translated as MEQYHNLSIYKRSIQKFATDNHFEIHDVIPDGNCMFRALADQFMINGRTGYTAEKLRGIAINYLKEHPYNGENRHIQSFLCMESWEDYLSRMSRTCEWSDHIILQAVTDAFNLDIVVFNVFQDDIRRTEVNPGKDTRVQRIQMFLGHIGEFHYLSLRPDHWTSLWPYNSILYRLISCSKHLPSATRRQLIQNKIKDIGASTIVTEDEYLDLLQLQVGGESKTNTDQEKPSEGNQVHCSTIHGDYLLHFDKYCLDELQLEETEDSLNNIFFDPLHIDVMTGVPLPHLSNILKQIFPLYMINPCVWARGPLLFPTFSVHCIGSFADGNNVVLKDISKNQTKRVFYDMHRHKEIGKAVIIPRDKIVRHSDYTESSCVNIYADSSKTHPGYCQLKLPLAATGMSVINVLQKGSQKFVKGIEVEVDVSSPKDVDFKYKGLLCDAFPPSTQEWKVRERKFTFPSHHLKRKILKMNCTLIKKAHPRSKEPDIEWKYNFSMAEHVIFTGGVTESQLHGFFVFKVLVDNATFHLTKQLKNKHLKAAYLYALEEIPCEAWETNFSGCILFVLSTLIKYLKAKFLPHYFISTNNLIDCFHVEEIEALCVNVECIRAFPVTVIQNIAENHGYSYAPKLIKMVFENCKTFVHNKHLVSICMDAFIPGTLCSVKTLTRLGFYGSAFQLLQYIHEQMLLMPMSDGGFVIPSFLEIFQMVLNNIRQRSSRVILANLFDIHYQTNVLNEYIDNGKIFAKDILPWKVNYQIGWMEMPSGKMDFSSLADIFHTYSLREYDKRNSTLATLTLETAVLCVQKALEMDTISTDEIQDKALKEEIIRQRDVVMMDLKRKLKLYYIHMYDVSRLYHSTEPLQTHIDDIENLCRELPEMSYIVAEMFRYLSRNNKALEYETLGNTYLKQRKPVLRDL; from the exons ATGGAGCAGTACCATAACCTGTCTATCTACAAGAGATCTATACAGAAGTTTGCAACTGACAACCACTTCGAAATCCATGACGTCATTCCCGATGGGAATTGTATGTTTCGAGCTCTAGCTGATCAGTTCATGATTAACGGACGAACCGGATACACCGCGGAAAAACTCCGAGGCATTGCAATAAA CTATTTGAAAGAACATCCCTATAACGGAGAAAACCGTCACATTCAGTCGTTTTTGTGTATGGAATCTTGGGAAGACTATCTCTCTAGAATGTCCAGAACCTGTGAGTGGAGTGATCACATCATTCTCCAGGCTGTTACTGATGCCTTCAACCTAGACATCGTTGTGTTTAACGTGTTTCAGGATGACATAAGGCGAACCGAGGTTAACCCAGGAAAAGACACCCGAGTACAAAGGATTCAAATGTTTCTTGGTCACATTGGAGAATTTCATTATTTGAGTTTGCGCCCAGACCACTGGACATCATTATGGCCGTATA ACTCCATCTTGTACAGACTTATCTCATGTTCTAAGCATCTGCCTTCAGCAACGAGACGACAACTCATCCAGAACAAAATCAAAGATATTGGAGCTAGTACAATCGTCACTGAAGATGAGTATCTAGACTTGCTTCAACTTCAAGTGGGAGGTGAAAGCAAAACCAACACTGATCAGGAGAAACCGTCAGAAGGAAACCAGGTCCATTGTTCTACAATTCATGGAGATTATTTGTTGCACTTTGACAAGTACTGTTTAGATGAGTTACAACTTGAAGAAACAGAAG ATTCTTTGAACAACATCTTCTTTGATCCCTTGCATATCGACGTCATGACTGGTGTTCCACTTCCTCATCTGTCCAACATTCTTAAACAGATATTCCCACTTTATATGATAAATCCATGTGTTTGGGCACGTGGTCCACTTTTATTTCCAACGTTTTCTGTCCACTGCATCGGATCTTTTGCAGATGGAAACAATGTCGTTTTAAAAGACATTAgcaaaaaccaaacaaaacgTGTTTTTTATGATATGCATAGACACAAGGAAATTGGAAAAGCCGTCATTATTCCAAGGGACAAAATAGTACGTCATTCTGATTATACAGAGAGCTCATGTGTGAATATTTACGCTGATTCATCGAAGACACATCCTGGATACTGTCAGTTAAAACTGCCTTTAGCTGCTACTGGAATGAGTGTAATTAATGTTTTACAGAAGGGATCTCAAAAATTTGTAAAAGGAATAGAAGTCGAGGTCGATGTTTCTTCTCCTAAGGATGTGGATTTCAAGTATAAAGGCCTATTGTGTGATGCATTTCCTCCATCAACACAGGAGTGGAAAGTTCGAGAAAGGAAGTTTACGTTTCCCTCTCATCATCTTAAGCgtaagattttgaaaatgaattgcaCATTGATTAAAAAAGCACATCCCAGGAGTAAAGAACCCGACATAGAATGGAAGTACAATTTTTCTATGGCTGAACACGTCATCTTTACGGGAGGTGTTACGGAATCCCAACTTCATGGATTCTTTGTCTTTAAAGTTTTAGTTGACAACGCTACTTTTCATCTGACGAAACAGTTGAAGAATAAGCATTTGAAAGCTGCGTATCTGTATGCCCTTGAAGAAATCCCTTGTGAGGCCTGGGAAACCAATTTCAGTGGATGCATCTTATTTGTTCTAAGCACTTTGATAAAGTATTTAAAGGCCAAATTTCTTCCACATTACTTCATTTCAACCAACAATCTAATCGACTGCTTTCATGTTGAAGAAATTGAAGCTCTTTGCGTTAATGTGGAATGTATCCGTGCGTTTCCAGTGACGGTAATCCAAAACATAGCCGAAAACCATGGATATAGTTATGCGCCAAAACTGATCAAAATGGTCTTTGAAAACTGCAAGACTTTTGTGCACAACAAACATTTGGTGTCAATATGTATGGATGCGTTCATACCTGGAACATTGTGCTCAGTTAAAACATTGACAAGATTGGGATTTTATGGATCTGCATTTCAGCTACTTCAATACATCCACGAGCAGATGCTGCTAATGCCCATGTCGGATGGCGGATTTGTTATACCGAGTTTTCTTGAAATCTTCCAAATGGTTCTGAACAACATACGCCAGAGATCGTCCCGAGTTATTTTGGCAAATCTGTTTGACATACATTATCAGACCAATGTCTTGAATGAATACATAGATAATGGTAAAATATTTGCAAAAGATATCCTGCCGTGGAAAGTGAATTATCAAATTGGATGGATGGAAATGCCTTCAGGGAAAATGGATTTTTCTTCCCTCGCTGACATTTTCCACACATACAGTTTAAGAGAATACGATAAACGCAATTCAACATTGGCAACTTTGACTCTTGAGACAGCAGTACTGTGCGTTCAAAAGGCCCTCGAGATGGACACAATAAGTACGGATGAAATACAGGACAAAGCTCTTAAAGAAGAAATAATTAGGCAACGGGACGTGGTAATGATGGACCTGAAAAGAAAGCTGAAGCTATACTACATTCATATGTATGATGTATCTCGGCTGTATCACTCAACTGAGCCATTGCAAACTCATATCGATGACATCGAAAATCTTTGCAGGGAGCTTCCAGAAATGTCATACATTGTCGCCGAAATGTTTAGATACCTGTCTCGAAACAACAAAGCTTTAGAATATGAGACATTAGGTAACACTTATCTCAAACAAAGAAAGCCTGTGTTACGTGACCTTTGA